GGCTACTCGATCGGGTACCTTGCTGAATGCCTCGCGGAGATATTCGGCGTAGCTGATTTTTGGATAATCAAGTTCGGGCGCTACATCGGGATCATAATGCCGTAACCATGGTTTTGCCGAATAAAAATCATCCATTGGGACCCCCTTTTTCCTGGTGAACATTGATTACCTTATATCTGTCATATGTCGACAATTATATATATATTAGTATTTGTCAAGTTATAAATATTTCCGAAATTAAGGCCTGTCTTTCCGGGAACAGGAAGCCGGTAAAATTTTCTTGATTATTTGTTCGTAAAGCACAGCAAATGCATTTTTCGGAGAAACACTGGTATGAACTTTACCCTATCGGAAAACCTTTCCAGCCAGATAACGCACTACCTCACTGAAAGAATAATCAGCGGAGATCTCAGGCCGGGCGAACGCATCCAGGAAATACCCCTGGCGGCGGAGCTCGGCGTCAGCCGCGCGCCGATTCGCGAAGCCCTTCAGATACTGCGCAGGAACAGACTGGTCGAGCTAACCCCCCGGCACGGCGCACGCGTCACGCCCCTTTCGCGGGAGTACGTAGAATGGCTCTACGAGATCCTGGTCGAGCTGTACTCAATCGTCGTCCGCCAGCTCATAACCAGGCCCGATAAAGAGCGATTGTCCAGGTTCGAGGTCGCACTTGAAAAGATAGAGGCCATGTCCCGGGAGGGAGAGGAGCGGGCCTATTATAACGCCCGGATGGAGTATGCGCTGATAGGGCTCGAGGGGAGCAGCAACCTGTTGCTGAAGGAGACGATGTACGATTTTATTCCCAGCGTCATGAGGGTACAGCATCTCGCCCTGACGAAACGCCTGGGCAACATAAAAATGACAATGCAGTACCTGAAGACCTTCAACGACGCCATGAAAACGGGGGAGGTCGACCGGGGCGTGACGGCAATACGCGACTTGCTTCAATGCGACAAGGAATTCGCCATCAGGGCGATAGGGGAAGAGCAGCAGTGATCGTCGGATCGCCCGTGCGTCAAGGTCTCTGCTTACTTTGACCGGCGCACTATCCTTACAACTACACTGAAGACTGTCCTCCAGGGAAGGCTGGGAAAACCTCCCCCATTATACTATTTGACATATCCGATTTCCCGTGCATAAGGAATGCTCCGGTCCGTTTTTCCACGACGGATTATTCCTGAAAATTCCATGCGGCAACTGGATGAGGTCCCTTCATGAAAAAAGTCACCTTCGCCGACAGGCTCAGATACGCCTTTGACAATACGCTCGCCAAGGGCACTCCCGCCCTCATCGCCTGGCTTTTCGCCGTCTCGCTCCTCATGATATTATTCTTTTCTATACTGGTATGGATTGCCGGGGCCCTTCCCGACGAAGCGGAAGGAAATTTCTTTCAACTGGTCTGGATGAGCCTGATGCGGTCGATCGACTCCGGCACCATGGGGGGAGACAAGGGTCTGTACAGCATTTTCATGCTGGGACTCACCTTCGGGGGGATATTCATCGTCAGCACGCTCATCGGCGTGATAAATTCCGGCATCGAGCGGAGGATCGAGCAGCTTCGCAAGGGGCGGTCGATGGTGGTGGAGAAAAACCATACGGTCATCCTGGGATGGTCGGAGCATATTTACTCGATAATATCGGAACTTGTGATCGCGAATAAAAATCAGCGCTACTCGTGCATCGTCATAATGGGAGACATGGACAAGGTCGAGATGGATGAGGCGGTGCGCAGCCACGCGGGCCCCACCGGACGGACCAGGATCGTATGCAGGACCGGGAGCCCCAGCGATATAAACGACCTTGAGATCGCGGGCGTCGATATGGCCAGGTCCATCATCGTGGTATCGCCCCGCGATGAAGACCCGGACGCCGAGGTCTTAAAAACGCTGCTTGCCCTGACCAACAACCCGAAGCGAAAAAGGGAGCCGTACCATATCGTCGCCGAGATACGCGATCCCAAAAACATGGACATCGCTGCCATAGTCGGGAAGGACGAGGTCGAGCTTGTGCTGGTGGGCGATCTCATCGCGCGCATCATCGCCCAGACCAGCCGGCAGGCCGGGCTTTCTGTCGTCTACACCGAGCTTCTCGATTTCGGCGGCGACGAAATTTATTTCAAAGAGGAGCCGTCACTGGCCGGAAAGACATTCCGCGAAGCGTTGTTCATGTACGAGGATTCGGCGGTCATCGGGATCGCGCCGCGCGGCGGGAAATCCCATCTCAATCCGCCCATGGGCAGGATCATTGCCGAAGGCGACAGGCTGATCGTCATCTCGGAAGACGACGATACTATCAAGCCTTCCGAGATGAAGGAATTCAACATTGCCGGGGACATGATAAGCCCGGGATCGGTTTCGATAAGCGAGCCGGAATCACTGCTCATCATGGGGTGGAACTGGCGTGCACCCATCATCATTAAAGAACTCGACAACTACGTGGCCCAGGGATCCTCGGTGACGGTCGTTGCCGATATCGCTCCCGAAGAGAAGGAGTCCATCGCAAAGCGACTTGCGGGATTTAACAAGAAGCAGACTATTAAGCTCATGGCGGCAGATACCACGGACCGGTCGGTACTCAACAGGCTGAATGTCCAAACATACAGCCATATAATAATTCTCTGCTACTCCGATACGCTTTCAATGCAGCAGGCGGATGCGCGGACCTTGAAGACCCTGCTGCACCTTCGCGACATATCCGAAAAAACGGGGAACGAACTGTCGGTGATAAGCGAGATGATGGATGTGAAGAACAGGGACCTGGCGCAGGTGGCCAGGGTAAACGATTTTATCGTCAGTGACAAGCTAATCAGCCTTCTTATGGCGCAGGTCTCCGAAAACAAGCAGCTCAACGGCGTCTTCATCGACCTCTTCGATCCGGAGGGGTCGGAGCTTTACCTTAAGCCGGTCGCAGACTACATCGTTCCCGGCTCCGAGGTCAATTTTTACACGATACTCGAA
This window of the Spirochaetota bacterium genome carries:
- a CDS encoding potassium transporter TrkA; the encoded protein is MKKVTFADRLRYAFDNTLAKGTPALIAWLFAVSLLMILFFSILVWIAGALPDEAEGNFFQLVWMSLMRSIDSGTMGGDKGLYSIFMLGLTFGGIFIVSTLIGVINSGIERRIEQLRKGRSMVVEKNHTVILGWSEHIYSIISELVIANKNQRYSCIVIMGDMDKVEMDEAVRSHAGPTGRTRIVCRTGSPSDINDLEIAGVDMARSIIVVSPRDEDPDAEVLKTLLALTNNPKRKREPYHIVAEIRDPKNMDIAAIVGKDEVELVLVGDLIARIIAQTSRQAGLSVVYTELLDFGGDEIYFKEEPSLAGKTFREALFMYEDSAVIGIAPRGGKSHLNPPMGRIIAEGDRLIVISEDDDTIKPSEMKEFNIAGDMISPGSVSISEPESLLIMGWNWRAPIIIKELDNYVAQGSSVTVVADIAPEEKESIAKRLAGFNKKQTIKLMAADTTDRSVLNRLNVQTYSHIIILCYSDTLSMQQADARTLKTLLHLRDISEKTGNELSVISEMMDVKNRDLAQVARVNDFIVSDKLISLLMAQVSENKQLNGVFIDLFDPEGSELYLKPVADYIVPGSEVNFYTILEAAARRNEIAIGYKIAADAYREELSFGVVVNPDKSKKVSFASGDMVILLAES
- a CDS encoding GntR family transcriptional regulator, yielding MNFTLSENLSSQITHYLTERIISGDLRPGERIQEIPLAAELGVSRAPIREALQILRRNRLVELTPRHGARVTPLSREYVEWLYEILVELYSIVVRQLITRPDKERLSRFEVALEKIEAMSREGEERAYYNARMEYALIGLEGSSNLLLKETMYDFIPSVMRVQHLALTKRLGNIKMTMQYLKTFNDAMKTGEVDRGVTAIRDLLQCDKEFAIRAIGEEQQ